A region from the Pseudomonas cucumis genome encodes:
- a CDS encoding imelysin family protein, with the protein MFRPKLLFTSLAALALGACSPQDPQAVTSAAIAKQVILPTYSRWVEADRQLAVSALAFCQGKETLDTARADFLHAQKAWAELQPLLIGPLAEGNRSWQVQFWPDKKNLVGRQVEQLVTAQPQIDAAALTKSSVVVQGLSAYEYILFDSKIDMADSAQKAKYCPLLTAIGERQKQLAEEILSGWNTNDGMLAQMSKFPNQRYADSHEAIADLLRVQVTALDTLKKKLGTPMGRQSKGTPQPFQADAWRSQSSLQGLQASLSAAQTVWVGVDNKGLRGLLPSEQKPLADKIDAAYATSLKLFASNQRSLTDMLTDDAGRQQLNAIYDSLNVVHRLHEGELAKALGIQLGFNANDGD; encoded by the coding sequence ATGTTCCGTCCCAAATTGTTGTTCACCAGCCTTGCCGCCCTCGCCCTGGGCGCCTGTTCGCCCCAGGACCCGCAAGCGGTCACGTCGGCGGCGATCGCCAAGCAAGTGATCCTGCCGACCTACAGCCGCTGGGTCGAAGCCGACCGTCAATTGGCGGTCAGCGCCCTGGCGTTCTGCCAAGGCAAGGAAACCCTGGACACCGCCCGCGCCGACTTCCTGCACGCGCAGAAAGCCTGGGCCGAGTTGCAACCGCTGCTGATCGGGCCGTTGGCCGAGGGCAACCGTTCGTGGCAGGTGCAGTTCTGGCCGGACAAGAAAAACCTCGTGGGCCGTCAGGTCGAGCAACTGGTCACCGCACAACCGCAGATCGATGCCGCCGCCCTGACCAAGTCCAGCGTCGTGGTGCAAGGCCTCTCGGCCTATGAATACATCCTGTTCGACAGCAAGATCGACATGGCCGACAGCGCTCAGAAAGCCAAATATTGCCCACTGCTGACCGCCATTGGCGAACGCCAGAAGCAACTGGCCGAAGAGATCCTGTCGGGCTGGAACACTAACGACGGCATGCTCGCGCAGATGAGCAAATTCCCGAACCAGCGCTACGCCGACTCCCACGAAGCGATCGCCGATCTGCTGCGCGTGCAAGTGACGGCGCTGGACACCCTGAAGAAAAAACTCGGCACGCCGATGGGCCGTCAGAGCAAGGGCACGCCACAGCCGTTCCAGGCCGATGCCTGGCGCAGCCAATCGTCGCTGCAAGGCCTGCAAGCAAGCCTGAGCGCGGCGCAAACCGTCTGGGTCGGTGTCGACAACAAAGGCCTGCGCGGTCTGTTGCCGAGCGAGCAGAAACCCTTGGCCGACAAGATCGACGCGGCCTACGCAACGTCCCTGAAACTGTTCGCCAGCAACCAGCGCTCGCTGACCGACATGCTCACTGACGATGCCGGGCGCCAGCAACTCAACGCGATCTACGACAGCCTCAACGTTGTCCATCGCCTGCACGAAGGCGAGCTGGCCAAGGCGCTGGGGATCCAACTGGGCTTCAACGCCAACGACGGTGACTGA
- a CDS encoding superoxide dismutase translates to MAFELPPLPYAHDALQPHISEETLQYHHDKHHNTYVVNLNNLVPGTEFEGKTLEEIVKTSSGGIFNNAAQVWNHTFYWNCLAPNAGGQPTGALADAINAAFGSFDKFKEEFSKTSIGTFGSGWGWLVKKADGSLALASTIGAGNPLTSGDTPLLTCDVWEHAYYIDYRNLRPKYVEAFWNLVNWKFVAEQFEGKTFTA, encoded by the coding sequence ATGGCTTTCGAATTGCCGCCGCTGCCTTACGCACACGATGCCCTGCAGCCGCACATTTCAGAGGAAACTCTGCAGTACCACCACGACAAGCACCACAACACCTATGTCGTGAACCTGAACAACCTGGTGCCAGGCACCGAGTTCGAAGGCAAGACCCTGGAAGAAATCGTCAAGACTTCCTCGGGCGGCATCTTCAACAACGCCGCTCAGGTCTGGAACCACACTTTCTACTGGAACTGCCTGGCGCCAAACGCCGGTGGTCAACCAACCGGCGCGCTGGCTGATGCCATCAACGCAGCTTTCGGTTCGTTCGACAAGTTCAAGGAAGAGTTCAGCAAAACCTCCATCGGCACCTTCGGTTCCGGTTGGGGCTGGCTGGTGAAAAAGGCTGACGGTTCCCTGGCCCTGGCCAGCACCATCGGCGCCGGCAACCCGCTGACCAGCGGCGACACCCCGCTGCTGACTTGCGACGTCTGGGAACACGCTTACTACATCGACTACCGCAACCTTCGTCCGAAGTACGTCGAAGCGTTCTGGAACCTGGTCAACTGGAAATTCGTGGCTGAGCAGTTCGAAGGCAAAACCTTCACCGCTTAA
- a CDS encoding imelysin family protein has protein sequence MIRMPLATASLLAIAISLAGCGEGKDKAAAPQAPTPAASTAAPAAPAATGKVDEAAAKAVVAHYADIVFAVYSDAESTAKTLQTAVDAFLAKPNADTLKAAKAAWVAARVPYLQSEVFRFGNTIIDDWEGQVNAWPLDEGLIDYVDKSYEHALGNPGATANIIANTKVQVGEDKVDVKDITPEKLASLNELGGSEANVATGYHAIEFLLWGQDLNGTGPGAGNRPATDFLEGKGATGGHNDRRRAYLKSVTQLLVNDLQEMVGNWKPNVADNYRATLEAEPAETGLRKMLFGMGSLSLGELAGERMKVSLEANSPEDEQDCFSDNTHNSHFYDAKGVRNVYLGEYTRVDGSKMTGASLSSLVAKADPAADTALKADLAATEAKLQVMVDHANKGEHYDQLIAAGNTAGNQIVRDAIASLVKQTGSIEAAAGKLGISDLNPDNADHEF, from the coding sequence ATGATTCGTATGCCTCTGGCCACCGCCAGTCTGCTGGCCATCGCTATTTCCCTCGCCGGTTGCGGCGAAGGCAAAGACAAGGCTGCCGCTCCACAAGCGCCGACCCCGGCCGCCAGCACCGCTGCCCCGGCTGCGCCTGCTGCTACTGGTAAAGTCGATGAAGCCGCCGCCAAGGCTGTGGTCGCGCACTACGCCGACATCGTCTTCGCCGTTTACAGCGATGCCGAATCCACCGCGAAAACCCTGCAAACTGCCGTCGACGCGTTCCTGGCCAAGCCGAACGCCGATACCCTGAAAGCCGCCAAGGCTGCCTGGGTCGCGGCCCGCGTACCTTATCTGCAGAGCGAAGTGTTCCGCTTTGGCAACACGATCATCGACGACTGGGAAGGTCAGGTGAACGCCTGGCCACTGGACGAAGGCCTGATCGACTACGTCGACAAATCCTACGAACACGCACTGGGTAACCCGGGCGCCACCGCCAACATCATCGCCAACACTAAAGTTCAGGTCGGCGAAGACAAGGTCGACGTGAAAGACATCACCCCGGAAAAACTCGCCAGCCTGAACGAGCTGGGCGGTTCCGAGGCCAACGTCGCCACCGGCTACCACGCCATCGAATTCCTGCTCTGGGGCCAGGACCTGAACGGCACCGGCCCTGGCGCTGGCAACCGTCCGGCTACCGACTTCCTGGAAGGCAAAGGCGCCACCGGCGGTCACAACGATCGTCGTCGTGCTTACCTGAAATCCGTGACCCAACTGCTGGTCAACGACCTGCAAGAAATGGTCGGTAACTGGAAGCCGAACGTGGCCGACAACTACCGCGCCACACTGGAAGCGGAACCGGCTGAAACCGGCCTGCGCAAAATGCTGTTCGGCATGGGCAGCCTGTCCTTGGGCGAATTGGCGGGCGAGCGCATGAAGGTTTCCCTGGAAGCCAACTCCCCGGAAGACGAACAGGATTGCTTCAGCGACAACACCCACAACTCGCACTTCTACGACGCCAAAGGCGTGCGTAACGTGTACCTGGGCGAATACACCCGCGTCGATGGCAGCAAAATGACTGGCGCCAGCCTGTCGTCGCTGGTCGCCAAAGCCGACCCGGCAGCCGACACCGCGCTGAAAGCCGACCTGGCCGCCACCGAAGCCAAGCTTCAGGTCATGGTCGATCACGCCAACAAAGGTGAGCACTACGACCAACTGATCGCTGCCGGCAACACTGCCGGCAACCAGATCGTACGCGACGCCATCGCCTCGCTGGTCAAGCAGACCGGTTCGATCGAAGCGGCTGCCGGCAAACTGGGTATCAGCGACCTGAACCCGGACAACGCTGATCACGAGTTCTGA
- a CDS encoding efflux RND transporter periplasmic adaptor subunit, translating to MLRRRMLIMLGVVLLIVLVLAGYKAFSIYTMMQGFSAPKPPISVAVATATERPWQSRLPTVGTLTALQGVDLSLEIAGTVKEVQFESGQKVKAGQPILQLDTSVETALLATAQADLGLAQLDYGRGSQLVGSQAISKGEFDRLSAVLQKSRATVNQLKAALERKRILAPFSGTIGIRQVDVGDYVASGTMIATLQDLSSLYVDFFVPEQAVPKIALGQPVQVIVSAYPTEHFPGTISAINPKVENSTRNVMVRATLANPDGKLLPGMFASLQVLLPDPQPRIVVPESAITYTLYGNSLYVVAQKKAEDGSLEKDDKGEPILIAERRFIETGERRDGMVMITKGVQKGEKVVTAGQIKLDHGAHIAISDDKTLAEKSSQPRAD from the coding sequence ATGCTGCGTCGCCGCATGCTGATCATGTTGGGTGTTGTTCTGCTGATCGTGCTGGTTCTGGCCGGTTACAAAGCCTTCTCTATCTACACGATGATGCAAGGCTTCTCCGCGCCGAAACCTCCGATAAGTGTCGCCGTGGCCACCGCCACCGAACGTCCGTGGCAAAGCCGTTTGCCAACGGTCGGCACCCTCACGGCGCTGCAAGGGGTCGACCTGAGCCTGGAGATCGCCGGCACCGTCAAGGAGGTGCAGTTCGAGTCAGGACAGAAGGTCAAGGCCGGTCAGCCGATCCTGCAACTCGACACCTCCGTTGAAACCGCCCTGCTGGCAACCGCTCAAGCCGACCTGGGACTGGCGCAACTGGATTACGGTCGCGGCAGCCAATTGGTGGGCAGCCAGGCTATTTCCAAAGGCGAGTTCGACCGACTCTCGGCGGTGTTGCAAAAGAGCCGGGCCACGGTCAATCAACTCAAGGCAGCGCTGGAGAGAAAACGCATCCTCGCCCCGTTCAGCGGGACCATCGGCATTCGTCAGGTAGACGTCGGCGACTACGTGGCCAGCGGCACGATGATCGCCACCCTGCAAGACCTCAGCAGCCTCTACGTCGACTTCTTTGTGCCCGAGCAGGCCGTGCCGAAAATCGCCCTTGGCCAACCGGTACAGGTCATTGTCTCGGCCTACCCGACAGAGCACTTCCCCGGCACCATCAGCGCAATCAACCCGAAAGTCGAGAACAGCACCCGCAACGTGATGGTACGCGCCACCCTGGCCAACCCCGATGGCAAGTTGCTGCCGGGGATGTTCGCCAGCCTGCAGGTGCTGTTGCCCGATCCGCAGCCACGCATCGTCGTGCCGGAAAGCGCGATCACCTACACCCTTTATGGCAACTCGCTCTACGTCGTCGCGCAGAAAAAAGCCGAAGACGGCAGTCTCGAAAAAGACGACAAGGGCGAGCCGATTCTGATCGCCGAACGGCGCTTCATCGAAACCGGCGAGCGCCGCGACGGGATGGTCATGATCACCAAAGGCGTGCAGAAGGGCGAAAAAGTGGTCACAGCCGGCCAGATCAAACTGGACCACGGCGCGCACATTGCCATCAGCGACGACAAGACCCTAGCCGAGAAGAGCAGTCAGCCGCGCGCTGACTGA
- a CDS encoding DUF1513 domain-containing protein, translating into MLRRQALTLGSLLLGAVTLGGWTLFKQKDKSPLLLSARDDGDGKHYAVGYRLDGTRLFATQVGQRCHDIINHPTLPIGLFVARRPGTESYLIDLRDGTLLQTVVSQPNRHFYGHAVIHQSGDWLYATENDTSDPGRGLLGVYKFEGERLVHSGELSTHGIGPHQVSWMPDGETLIVANGGIRTEAESRVEMNLNAMEPSLVLMQRDGTLLSKETLVQQMNSVRHLGVASDGTIVAGQQFMGAAHESSELLAIKRPGQPFVAFPVPEHQLQAMGHYTASVAVHSELRLVALTAPRGNRFFIWNLDSGEVRLDAPLPDCAGVGAVADGFVVTSGQGRCRYYDCRQTTLVAKPLELPAGLWDNHLHLI; encoded by the coding sequence ATGCTACGACGCCAGGCTCTGACGTTAGGGAGTTTGCTGCTGGGTGCGGTGACACTGGGCGGCTGGACGCTGTTCAAGCAAAAGGACAAAAGCCCGCTGCTGCTCTCGGCGCGAGACGATGGTGACGGCAAGCACTACGCCGTCGGTTATCGGCTGGACGGCACCCGGTTGTTTGCCACCCAGGTCGGCCAGCGTTGCCACGACATCATCAACCACCCGACCCTGCCGATAGGGCTGTTCGTCGCTCGGCGTCCGGGTACCGAGAGTTACCTGATCGACCTGCGCGACGGCACGTTGCTACAAACCGTGGTCTCGCAGCCGAACCGTCACTTCTACGGTCATGCAGTGATTCACCAGAGCGGCGACTGGTTGTATGCCACCGAAAACGACACCTCCGATCCGGGCCGTGGCCTGCTCGGTGTGTATAAGTTCGAAGGTGAGCGACTGGTGCACAGCGGCGAACTTTCCACCCACGGTATCGGCCCGCATCAGGTGTCGTGGATGCCCGATGGCGAGACGCTGATTGTGGCCAACGGCGGCATTCGCACCGAGGCCGAAAGCCGGGTCGAGATGAACCTCAACGCGATGGAACCGAGCCTGGTGTTGATGCAGCGCGATGGCACTTTGTTGAGCAAGGAAACACTGGTCCAGCAGATGAACAGCGTGCGGCACTTGGGCGTCGCCAGCGATGGCACCATCGTCGCCGGCCAGCAGTTCATGGGCGCTGCCCACGAGTCATCGGAGCTGCTGGCGATCAAGCGTCCCGGCCAACCGTTCGTGGCGTTCCCGGTACCCGAGCATCAGTTGCAGGCCATGGGGCATTACACCGCTAGCGTCGCCGTACACAGCGAACTGCGTCTGGTCGCCCTGACCGCGCCGCGGGGCAACCGCTTTTTTATCTGGAACCTGGACAGCGGTGAAGTACGCCTGGATGCGCCACTTCCCGACTGCGCCGGCGTCGGCGCCGTGGCCGATGGTTTTGTCGTGACCTCCGGCCAAGGACGATGCCGCTACTACGACTGCCGCCAGACAACCCTGGTTGCAAAACCTCTGGAGTTGCCTGCCGGGCTCTGGGACAACCATCTTCATTTGATCTAA
- a CDS encoding di-heme oxidoreductase family protein, with product MPSLPLRLSALLLALGLSACDDAPRFTQAEPGEARSGGSATVRKTDQNAFSLPSANLPPSRRVDFSVGNSFFRSPWVIAPSTTTARDGLGPLFNTNACQNCHIKDGRGHPPAPDAPNAVSMLVRLSIPDAPAYAKVIEQLGVVPEPVYGGQLQDMSVPGVAPEGKVRVEYTAVPVRFKDGSEIELRKPTLQITQLGYGPMHPDTRFSARIAPPMIGLGLLEAIPDEAILANAEAQAREKNGIAGRPNRVWDDAQQKTVLGRFGWKAGQPNLNQQNVHAFSGDMGLTTSLRLVDDCTDAQTACKQAPNGNGPDGEPEVSDNILRLVLFYSRNLAVPARRDVGAPQVLAGKNLFFQAGCQSCHTPKYTTAANAAEPELANQVIRPYSDLLLHDMGDGLADNRSEFQASGRDWRTPPLWGIGLTQAVSGHTRFLHDGRARNLLEAVLWHGGEATAAQQHVLSFNAEQRAALLAFLNSL from the coding sequence ATGCCCTCGCTGCCTCTTCGCTTGTCCGCACTGTTGCTGGCCCTGGGTCTGAGTGCGTGCGATGACGCCCCGCGTTTTACCCAGGCCGAACCCGGTGAAGCCCGCTCCGGTGGCAGCGCAACGGTGCGCAAGACCGATCAGAACGCATTCTCCCTGCCGTCCGCCAATCTGCCGCCGTCACGGCGGGTCGATTTCAGCGTCGGCAACAGTTTCTTTCGCAGCCCTTGGGTGATCGCGCCGTCGACCACCACCGCCCGCGATGGCCTCGGCCCGCTGTTCAATACCAATGCCTGCCAGAACTGCCACATCAAGGACGGCCGCGGTCACCCGCCCGCGCCCGATGCGCCGAATGCAGTGTCGATGCTGGTGCGCCTGTCGATTCCCGATGCGCCGGCTTACGCCAAGGTCATCGAACAACTGGGCGTGGTGCCGGAACCGGTCTACGGCGGCCAGTTGCAGGACATGTCGGTGCCCGGCGTCGCCCCGGAAGGCAAAGTACGCGTCGAATACACAGCAGTCCCGGTGCGTTTCAAGGACGGCAGCGAAATTGAGTTGCGTAAGCCGACCCTGCAGATCACTCAGCTCGGCTACGGCCCGATGCACCCCGACACGCGCTTCTCGGCGCGCATTGCACCGCCGATGATTGGCCTGGGCTTGCTTGAAGCGATCCCTGACGAGGCCATTCTGGCCAACGCCGAGGCCCAGGCGCGAGAGAAGAATGGCATCGCCGGACGGCCGAACCGGGTCTGGGATGACGCCCAACAAAAAACCGTCCTCGGGCGATTTGGCTGGAAGGCCGGGCAACCGAACCTCAATCAACAAAACGTTCACGCGTTCTCTGGTGACATGGGCCTCACGACCAGCCTGAGACTCGTTGATGACTGCACTGACGCGCAAACCGCTTGCAAGCAGGCGCCCAACGGCAATGGCCCGGATGGCGAGCCGGAAGTCAGCGACAACATTCTGCGTCTGGTGCTGTTCTACAGCCGTAACCTCGCGGTACCGGCCCGGCGCGATGTCGGCGCGCCGCAAGTGCTGGCCGGCAAGAATCTGTTTTTCCAGGCGGGATGCCAGTCCTGTCATACCCCCAAATACACCACTGCCGCCAACGCCGCGGAACCTGAACTGGCCAATCAAGTGATTCGCCCTTACAGCGACCTGCTGCTGCATGACATGGGCGACGGCCTGGCCGACAACCGCAGCGAGTTCCAGGCCAGCGGCCGCGACTGGCGCACTCCGCCATTGTGGGGCATCGGCCTGACGCAGGCGGTCAGCGGCCATACCCGGTTTTTGCATGACGGCCGCGCCCGCAATCTGCTTGAAGCCGTGCTCTGGCATGGCGGCGAGGCAACGGCGGCGCAGCAACATGTTTTGTCTTTCAATGCCGAGCAGCGCGCGGCGTTGCTGGCGTTTTTGAATTCCCTTTAA
- a CDS encoding putative bifunctional diguanylate cyclase/phosphodiesterase, producing MKLELKNSLSVKLLRVVLLSALIVGVVLSCAQIVFDAYKTRQAVASDAQRILDMFRDPSTQAVYSLDREMGMQVIEGLFQDDAVRMASIGHPHEAMLAQKTRELQHSNSRWLTDLILGQERTFTTQLVGRGPYSEYYGDLSITLDTATYGKGFIVSSVIIFISGVLRALAMALVLYLVYHWLLTKPLSRIIEHLTEINPDRPSAHKIPQLKGHERNELGVWINTANQLLESIERNTHLRHEAENSLLRMAQYDFLTGLPNRQQLQQQLDKILVDAGKLQRRVAVLCVGLDDFKGINEQFSYQTGDQLLLALADRLRAHSGRLGALARLGGDQFALVQADIEQPYEAAELAQSILDDLEAAFALDHQEIRLRATIGITLFPEDGDSTEKLLQKAEQTMTLAKTRSRNRYQFYIASVDTEMRRRRELEKDLRDALIRDQFYLVYQPQISYRDHRVVGVEALIRWQHPEHGLVPPDLFIPLAEQNGTIIAIGEWVLDQACKQLREWHDQGFELRMAVNLSTVQLHHAELPRVVNNLLQMYRLPPRSLELEVTETGLMEDISTAAQHLLSLRRSGALIAIDDFGTGYSSLSYLKSLPLDKIKIDKSFVQDLLDDDDDATIVRAIIQLGKSLGMQVIAEGVETAEQEAYIISEGCHEGQGYHYSKPLPARELSAYLKQAQRTNAFIL from the coding sequence TTGAAGCTGGAACTCAAGAACAGCTTGTCGGTGAAGTTGCTCCGGGTCGTGCTCCTGTCGGCATTGATCGTCGGCGTGGTCTTGAGCTGCGCGCAGATCGTTTTCGATGCCTATAAAACACGCCAGGCCGTGGCCAGCGATGCCCAACGCATCCTCGATATGTTCCGCGACCCTTCGACCCAGGCCGTCTATAGCCTGGACCGGGAAATGGGCATGCAGGTGATCGAAGGCCTGTTTCAGGACGACGCCGTGCGCATGGCCTCCATCGGCCACCCTCACGAAGCCATGCTTGCGCAAAAAACCCGTGAACTGCAGCACTCCAACAGCCGCTGGCTGACCGACCTGATCCTCGGCCAGGAACGCACCTTCACCACCCAACTGGTGGGCCGCGGCCCCTACAGCGAGTACTACGGCGACCTGAGCATTACCCTCGACACCGCCACCTACGGCAAGGGCTTCATAGTCAGCTCGGTGATCATCTTCATCTCTGGCGTATTGCGCGCCCTGGCCATGGCCCTGGTGCTGTATCTGGTCTATCACTGGCTGCTGACCAAACCGCTGTCGCGGATTATTGAACACCTGACCGAAATCAACCCGGACCGGCCCAGCGCCCACAAGATTCCGCAGCTCAAGGGTCATGAGAGAAACGAGCTGGGGGTCTGGATCAACACCGCCAACCAATTGCTCGAATCCATCGAGCGCAACACTCACCTGCGCCACGAAGCGGAAAACAGCCTGCTGCGCATGGCCCAGTACGACTTCCTCACCGGTTTGCCGAACCGCCAGCAATTGCAGCAACAACTGGACAAAATCCTCGTCGACGCCGGCAAATTGCAGCGTCGGGTCGCGGTGTTGTGTGTCGGGCTCGATGATTTCAAAGGTATCAACGAACAGTTCAGTTATCAGACCGGCGACCAGTTGCTGCTGGCTCTGGCCGATCGCCTGCGAGCCCACAGCGGCCGCCTCGGCGCCCTCGCCCGCTTGGGGGGCGACCAGTTCGCACTGGTCCAGGCTGACATCGAACAACCCTATGAAGCGGCCGAACTGGCCCAAAGCATTCTTGATGATCTGGAAGCGGCGTTCGCCCTCGATCATCAGGAAATTCGCCTGCGCGCCACCATCGGCATCACCTTGTTCCCCGAGGACGGTGACAGCACCGAGAAGTTGCTGCAAAAAGCCGAGCAGACCATGACCCTGGCCAAGACTCGCTCGCGCAACCGCTATCAGTTCTATATCGCCAGCGTCGACACGGAAATGCGTCGACGCCGCGAGCTGGAAAAAGACCTGCGCGATGCCTTGATCCGCGACCAGTTCTACCTCGTTTACCAGCCGCAGATCAGCTACCGCGATCATCGCGTGGTGGGCGTCGAGGCGTTGATTCGCTGGCAGCATCCCGAACACGGGCTGGTGCCGCCGGACCTGTTCATTCCGCTGGCCGAGCAGAATGGCACCATCATCGCCATCGGCGAATGGGTGCTGGATCAGGCCTGCAAACAATTGCGCGAATGGCACGATCAGGGTTTCGAGCTGCGCATGGCGGTGAACCTGTCCACTGTGCAACTGCACCACGCCGAGTTGCCGCGCGTAGTCAATAACCTGCTACAGATGTACCGCTTGCCACCGCGCAGCCTGGAACTGGAAGTCACCGAAACCGGCCTGATGGAAGACATCAGCACCGCCGCCCAGCACTTGCTGAGCCTGCGTCGCTCCGGTGCGCTGATCGCCATCGACGACTTCGGCACCGGATATTCATCACTGAGTTATTTGAAAAGCCTGCCGCTGGACAAGATCAAGATCGATAAGAGCTTCGTTCAGGATCTGCTCGATGACGACGACGATGCGACTATCGTTCGGGCCATCATCCAGCTGGGCAAGAGCCTGGGCATGCAGGTGATTGCCGAAGGCGTGGAAACCGCCGAGCAAGAGGCTTACATCATCTCCGAAGGCTGCCACGAAGGTCAGGGCTATCACTACAGTAAACCGCTGCCGGCACGGGAATTGAGCGCGTATCTCAAGCAAGCCCAGCGCACTAACGCATTCATTCTCTGA